The genomic DNA CCACATCACAGCAATGGACTACGGTCTGGCCAGAAAGGAACACCAGTGGTCACTTTCTAAGGTTTGTAAAACTCCCCACTATGAATGTTAAACACCACAAGCCAGAAATCCAGGAGCCAGTGAAAATCAACCAGCTTATTCTCCTCTTGCATGGAGAGTTGGCCATAACATTCACCAAACGTTGAACTGTGGGTTGAGTTGGTTGAGGGGAGCTTTCTGCTGTGTGTTACAAGCACCATTTCATCATTCCCACTCTGTAGTAACCTGCGTCTTCCTACCAATCATCAAATTCCAGTACTTACTCCTGCCTGAAGGCTGCCACCAAAGACTGTTTTCCAAAATTGGTAGGTGTTTCTTGCTGCAGGACGCCATACTTGGCACTGTTCTTTGTCTCTCATGCTGTTAACGAGATGGTGCTTTTGACTGATAGGCAATTTAAATAGAACCTCTCTTCTCATAAGCCACTGATCCCAGTATTCCCAATGAAAGGAGTGGCCAAATGGTTTCCTAGAGTCCTGCATTCCAAACGGTCAGACTTACCTCTAGTTGTGTAGTTTCCTCTAAGGGATGTTAAGTCTGTGCTGTCTGTGTGTCATTCTAAATGGGGGCAAACTAGGATTTTAACATTGAAATTCCTTTTTTTCTTGTGTGGCTCGCTGCTGCCAATCTCTTTCCTTTGTACATTTGGTGAACGTTATTAGTTTGAATAAATTATATTTGCTAAATTAATGTGCAGTTTGTAAAGAATTGGAATTGGTGGGATGAGTTGACACAGAATTTGATAACTCTCTCTAAAATGGGTCTCTTAATTATTTTGTTGTGTTAATTTCAAAGCTAAATTGCAACTGTTCATCTCATATGCTGTATATAGTGTTTTAATCAAGggtaaaatatttgtttgaaacTCTCCTGAGGTAGTACAGAGAGATTCTCTCTGCTCCGTAATATCAGTGAACAGAATGCTGCTGTTTTCATGAGAAGAGCACCATGGCATTCTGAGGGCTGCTATCTCTTGATTTTCATATGTCCTTTGTGAGTGGGGACATTGTGAGACTTGAGCCTATACTATTAGACCTTTGAGTCCTGTTTGGAGAACACAAACTGTTTCAGTTTAAGCACAATTCTGCTAATCTATATTTTTCTCCTCACTACTTTGGGGGCATAGGGAGGGGAAGCATATGTACAATGACAGGGTCCTAGTTTCCTCAGAGTTCAGTTGCTCACTCCTGCTCCAGTAAAGTCAGAATCTTCTGTTGGCATCACAAGCCTTTCCAAATAACTCCATTCTGATTTAGGAAACCAAGAATCTGTTCCCATTAAATGACTCTAGGAAAGAAAGGAGGAAGGGAATATGCAAAACAATTGTGGCACAACAATCTTTCCCTAGGGAATAGTTTAGGCAGTTTTTTCCTAAATAGAGCAAAGAGCTCTTTAGAAGGCCTTTTCCTACTGTTTACAGTGCAATGTTGCAGTAGCCAACCAGCCTTAATTCCCCTTGTCCTGTTTTGCCTACGCCAAAATTCTTCTCCTTCCAGGTCTGTTTAGGGATGTGTCTGTTCCTTTAGACATGTTCAATCTAGCCAAGGCTAgacaaaaactccaaaggtaataacaaaatgtttaagtacgtcagaagcaggaagcctgctgaacaaccagtggggcccctggatgatcgagatacaaaaggagcacttaaagacgataaagtcactgcagagaaactaaatggattctttgcttcagtcttcatggctgaggatgttagggagattcccaaacctgagtcggcttttgtaggtgacaaatctgaggaattgtcacagattgaggtgtcactagaggagatttggaattaattgataaacttaacagtaacaagtcatcaggaccagatggcattcacccaagagttctgaaagaactcaaatgtgaagttgcgggactattaactatggtttgtaacttgtcctttaaatcagcttctgtacccaatggctgaaagatagctaatataacgccaatatttaaaaagggctctagaggtgatcccagcaattacagaccggtaagtctaacttcagtaccgggcaaattagttgaaacaatagtaaagaataaaattgtcaggcacgtagaagaacataaattgttgggcaaaagtcaacatggtttctgtaaagggaaatcgtgtcttactaatctattagagttctttgaaggggtcaacaaacatgtggacaagggggatccagtagacatagtatacttagatttccagaaagcctttgacaaggtccctcaccaaaggctcttacgtaaattaagttgtcatgggataagagggaaggtcctttcatggattgagaactggttaaaagacagggaacaaagggtaggaataaatggtaaattctcagactggagaggggtaacaagtggtgtcccccaagggtcagtcctaggaccaatcctattcaacttattcataaatgatctggagaaaagggtaaaaagtgaggtggcaaagtttgcagatgatactaaactgctcaagatagttaagaccaaagcagactgtgaagaacttcaaaaagatctcacaaaactaagtgattaggcaacaaaatggcaaatgaaatttaatgtggataaatgtaaagtaatgcacattggaagaaataaccccaactatacatgaaatatgatgggggctaatttagctacaacaaatcaggaaaaagatcttggagtcatcatggatagttctctgaagacgtccacgcagtctgcagcagcggtcaaaaaagcaaacaagatgttaggaatcattaaaaaggggatagaaaataagacggagAGTTATCTTATTGCCATTATATatatccatggtacgcccacatcttgaatactgcatacagatgtggtttcctcatctcaaaaaagatatactggcagtagaaaaggttcagagaagggcaactaaatgattaggggtttggaacgggtcccatatgaggagagattaaagagactaggacttctcttttccaagctgaagcgactaagggggggatatgataaaggtatataaaatcatgagtggtgcggagaaagtgaataaggaaaagttatttacttgttcctataatacaagaactaggggccaccaaatgaaattaatgggcagcaggtttaaaacaaataaaaggaagtttttttacacagcgcacagtcaacttgtggaactccttggctgaggcggttgtgaaggctaggactataacagcatttaaaagagaactggataaattcatggaggttaagtctgttAATAGatattagccaggaggggtaaggaagggtgtccctagcctctgtttgtcagagggtggagatcacttgatcattgcctgttaggttcactccctctggggcacctggcattggccactgttgctagacaggatactgggctagatggacctttggtctgacccaatacggcCATTCTTACGTTATGTAATCCTGGGTGTGAATTACCATTTCTTCCAGGAGATGGCATTGTTTCCTCTCCTAGAAAGGAAGGTAAGTGCCCAGATGCAGATTGGAACAGACAATACTGTAGCCTTGGGTTGTCAAACTTTTTAGTGGAGATaacatatgaagagagattatcTCCCAGCCACCTCCCTTCTCATTCACAGTAGGATGAATTTCCCTGCTATACCCTCCAAATGTGATGACATCATAATACTGTACTTGCTTACAGGGAAAACTAATATCAGGACAATATGTAATAGCTAAAAATATATCTCCTATTGCAGTTTAGCAGCTGAAAATAAGAACTGCTAGCACTGTGACCATATGCTCTGAAGACCACCAGCAGCTGCTGAACGGACCACACTTTGGGAACCTTTGCTGTAGCCTTATTAAACACCATCACTGTGGGCTCAACTGACCTGGCATATCTTCAGAACAATTCTGATCCCATTTGCAGGGGTTtcagggctgaagcatgtaaccaGAATGATCTGTTATGATTTCTTCCAGTGTACATTATCCCATACAGTTTGTGAAGAGCCTGCTGCATATATGTGACCCCAACTTCAGCAGTAATCTCATGAAACCATAGCTATTAGTTCAGATCTAGGCTGAATAAACTATCTTTCCACTCTTGCAATATTGGTAATTTGGGATATTCCACATCCAATTGAGCCTCTAGATGAAAGGCTTTTTGTGATATTCAACCTTAATGTCTCCTGTCTGTCAGTACTAGTGTGAGGGAAGGCCGAGTCCCATATGCAGAAAGAAGTGCAGGGTCTTGTAGGTTTGATCAGTGGGTCAGTAACACACTGCCAGGAGTCACTTCACAGTGACACTCAATCACATTTTTAAGGGTGGATCTTCTTGAGGAAAATATCAGAGCCTCCTTGATTAGAGTTAGATACCAGGGAGAAGCAATGGAGGGATGTAGTAGTCCCACTCATTAAAGAAGAAAGAGCTGCTGACTACACATACATATTTGTGAGACCACCTGATCTAAGTGTTACTGTTATGTTTCCCATTCTCGTTCTTATTTGGAAACAGTACCACTTATTTCTCAATGGACTAGACCGGTTattctcaaattgtgggttgggaccccattttaataggattaccagggccagcgttagacttgctggggcctggaacTAAAGCTGAAGCCTGGGCCCCAGAAGCCAAAACTCGGGGTTCAGCCTAGGGCACTGGGGCTTGGGctcctccttcctctcttttgtgtgtgtgtgtgtgtgtgtgagagagagagagagagagagagagagagagagagatgtagtttttgttgtcagaagggggttgcagtgcaatgaagtttgagaaccgctggactcTAGACCCTGCTGCATTGGCATGAAATGCTGTAATGTGGGATTTGAAATATGTTTGTTGACAGGTCTGGATTCTTTGCCTCTGAGGACTTGAATTTATACTATATGTCAGTGCCTTTTGTAGGAAAATTCAGTGCCTACCTGTCCTTGGTTGAAGGGGGCAGTGTCTTTTTAAACCAAAAACTGAGTTGGAAACGCTGAGACCCTCCACTCCCATGTCATAAAGCCTAATTTTCACTTGCACATAGTTGATGAATTCTCAGCAGTTCTTTGGCTTTGGAACTTTTACAGTTGTACACCAGAGCAATGGCAGATGGTCTATTTCTTAATGAACCTTTTCTTTAGTACATTGGAGCTGAGGGGTTTTGCTCCCAGGGAGATTTTCTCCAACACCTGCTCCCTTTCTGGGGGTTGCAGTAGTGTCAGCAAACTGGATATTTTCATCCAGGGTCTGCAAGGTTTGGCAGGAAGTAGGCTTTGCAGAGAGTACTAATCATTAAGACATCATTCTGTCTTCTAGAACTGTTTAAAAGCTTGAAAGTTTAACAAAGGGGAAGATGCCGATCTGTTAAAGCAGCTAAGAAGAGGAAGCCTGTTAAGGCATTAGATAATTGTTTACTAGTCTAAACCATACTATTGCTTCCTTTAAAGCAGAATTAAATAGGTGTGGCCACAAAGCAGTCTCTGCCTTGGCCGTTGGCAGTGTCGAGCTACTCCAGCTTTCCCCCATAGGAGAATGTGTAGGGAATGGGCAGGGACACTGatagtggggagaggagagaatggaATGAAGCCACAGCCTATACTGCATTTTGTATCAGAGCAGAAAGTAGAACCAAGCTGAATATGGAGTTGAAACTAGTTAAATCTAAATCCTACAATGCTCCTTGTTAACCGCTTCACCCACGAGGTACCATTGTGCCCAATGCCAGAGATGTTTGTCTCCCTGAAATCCGTATGCCACCCTTAAGAGAGTGTTATTAATGTCTTCCTCATCAGCAAAATCTCTGGATGCCCCATCTGGAAGTGGAGTTTAAATACTTGCTGCTCCTCCCCTGAGCTGTTTCAGAtttcttgggagctgccacttcATTAATTTTGTAGAGGACTCCCTCCCTGCTGACAATGCAAGCAGGGTTGCTTAGCAGTGCTGTGGAGAGCAGGGTGGTAAATAGTAACTAGGGCAGCAGGCAGAGTGCAAGAAGTTACACAGGAAGAAACTTGACTTGTCAAGGATGGCACTAATGGACCTCTTGTTTGCAGTGTCAGCAGAAAGGCCAAAAGATATTCCTTGCTGAAAGAAAAGCTTCCGTATGTGCCTGTAATATACTTGGCTAAATCCCAAGGGCTAGCAGTGCCTCACTTACTGGCCCACTAAAGTCATTGTTCACACTCTAAAGCATGTTCCCAGATTTGTGAACATTGTTAGAACCTTTATACCTATTGTTTCTAATTCATACATGCTGGTTTGAACCAATCTGTGGATGTGAGAGAGACTAACAGAAAACACAGGCTCCTCAGTTGGGATAACTAACAATGTCTTCCCTACTGTGGTAATGGGAATCCTCAGAGCTGTGCAACTCATCCATACTGTATGTTGCTAGATGCTGCTTCCCTCTATTCAAAATTGAATGAGTGCCCTGTTCGATGGTCCTGAGTGTCATAATAAAAGTATATACAATTAATGCTACAGAGAAAGTGGAGcaggagcttctgttctccctgtctcataacacaaaaacaagGGGACCTTTAATACCACTAAATGATGGAAAATtaaaaactgatcaaaggaaagaCCTTTTCACCCAGCGcataattaaactgtggaactcgttgccacaGGAAGTTGATAAGACCAAGTAAATCGCAAGATTCAGAAAAAGATTGGAGTAATATCAATGACAAGAGGATCCTAAGTTGCTATACTTAAAGCTAACAAACACTTTGGAAAGGATATAAAACAATATACTCAGGCCTTAAACCAAGCTCCAACTATTAGGgatcaggatgagaccttcaATGGgcacagattatcccacatctgccaacTGCAgatttcttgtaccttcctctgaagcatttggtactggcCTGTCAAGGGATAGGTTCCCAGACTAGATGGATCTTGGGTTTGATCCATTCTGGAAATTCCTGTTCTCTTTGAAGTGCTGTAATAGGTGTGAAAGAGCAGACCTGCACTGATGCACATTATtgtcttagggtaggtctacactacccggtagttcggcggcaagcaaatcgaacttctgggttcgacttatcgtgtcttgtctggacgagataagtcgaacccggaagtgctcgccgtcgactgcggtactccgctcagcgagaggagtactgcgaagtcgacgggggagcctgcctgccgtgtctggaccggggtaagttcgaactaaggtacttcgaacttcagctacgttattcacgtagcagaagttgcgtaccttagttcgaattgggcggttagtgtagaccaggccttagaccccCTTGCATGCCCAGGTAGGGCCTCTAGGGGCCAGGAGATAGGGCACAGTTAAGTCACTGCTTTCAACTGCCAGATAATACAGTTGAGTTTTTCAACATATCCTGAAATCACTTGCAAGAGTCTCTTGGTATTGCAAATATGTTTAATGGCAGTGTTGAAGCCGTGACATGAACAACTGTCTGGGCTGCACTGGAAGAGACAGGGAGTGACTGTGCTATAGACCAAGAAAGCAAGACAAATGATTTCCATTTTGACAGGTGTAGGTTATGCAACAGACattatttgatatttttgaaTTACACAGTCAGTCACAGTGCTGCTCACAGGTGTCTCCTGGGATACTTTTAAAGCAAAAGAGTTATTAGAAACCTCTAGCCcaaccctccccctttccccattaTGTTTTTCCCTCTTGTTTCCTTATGAAAGGGATTTACACACAACGCAAGAGTCACTCAGGTAGCCAGGTGCATCCCACAAGAAACAGACATGTCCGAGATTGTTCTGCAAGGGGAGGCTTCACCATCCCCAAAGGGGAGGATTCTACTAGCAACATGACAAAGAATCCTTCCTGCCTTTGACAGGTTCAATACATTCTCCCTGCACTTCAAAAACACCACCAATAATTGCTTCCTCCCGCCCATCACCACTGAAAAAAGTGGAGCATTTGTCTGGCAGAAACAGGCAGCTGAATAAACAGATTCGCTTCCAGTGACTATAGATAGAAAAGAGTGCAAAAGAACCTAGTGTTTAGCACTAATCCTGGATTTCTCCCCAGTCCTTTGGCCCTCAGGCTACAGCCTCCAGCACTCTGCACCGTTAGTCGGAGCTGTGGGTGCACTTGCAGCTGGACAATGTCAAGTTATAGCAAGTGCTGAGTTTATGATTAATCATGTAAGTTACTTAGAGACAGTGCAACCAAGGAGATGCTGCTCTTCTGAGGCTCACAGACCTGGAATAATAAAATCAAGTGTTCATCCAGCACCATACCCAGTATTTCTCAAAGGTTTGGAAATACTACATTTCTGATCATAACTACACTGATAATACCTCTTCGTTCCAATACTTTCAGAGCTGCTCCATTTACAAATTAAGCCAAGTGACCATCAGAGAGAGGCTTAAGACAACAACATTTGAAACATTTGTCAAGCTGAAGCTCTGGGAGCTGTTGGGACTGCAGAGATCAAACAAGCTGCCTTGGAATTTGATTTTTCTAGATTCCTTTTTCAAAGTCTCCCAGATACTTGCTGCCTCCTTCTGGCACTCCCAAAGAGCAGTCATGGCGCACATGTGAAATTCATCCCAGTACCTGTAGCCgagggaagaatggaggctgttAGTTCATTTAAAACGCCACAGAGCAGAAAGATCCAAGACAAAACCTTTCTCCCCACAGGAAACTCTCAATTCAATTGGCCCCTACATTTACATTTGGTGCACTTATTTGGCACATGATGGCTTTGTGTTCAGCATTGTATAATGCCTCAAGATAGAGAGTCTTAGTCCTGAATTGCTTACagtttaaggccccaatcctgcaatgagctcctccCATGAGAACTCCTCTACCTCCTTGAGTTCAGCTGGGTTCTGCACAAGCTTATGGCTCTACCTGCACTGAGAGGATGGCAAGATCAGAGCCTTAAAGAGAGGCAGAAGCCAGATGCACTGGGAAATCTAAGGGAGACTGACCCAGTGGTGGTTTTTGTTAGtggaatcatagggttagaagggaccacaagggtcatctagtccaaccccctgccaaaatgcaggatttgttgggtttgaaccatccaagacagatggttacccagtctccttttgaaaacctccaatgaaggagcttccccaacctccttaggcagtctgttccattgtcctactgttcttactgGAAGTTTAGTTTTCTACCTCCCTGCTCTGGCATCATTAATCCCCCTTTGTGGGTCTCACAGAGCTCTTTTGCTAAAAACTAACCCCCCCAAACTTGTTGAAGTGTTTCTACAATTCTTTTGAAAGCCAATTAAATCCATTGTTTTTCATAAACTGCTGTCCCCCTTCAGTGCTTGGAATTCCAACTCTGAGTCCCTGAAAGTGAAACAGATTAAGAGCAAATGTTTGACTGACTTCATTGCTCTTTGTCCAAGCTGAATGATGGGCTTGGGCACAATGTGATCACAGACTGGGGGTAAGAACACTGGCTCTTGAAAACTATTTCAGTTTTCTAATCCAGTGTCTATACAGAATGAAGGAAGAgtctgtattatttttttatgtGCCTTGGTTTATTTGCTTGCTGACATGCCTGAGTGGaaggagttaaatcaaaggaggctgttaatgaggtgaggggaagaaacaggaaatgaaacaatgacaAAAATAAGATATGCCAGAGAGAATACCAAGGGTCCTGGTCCTGGATAAAGCTATGGAGAATTTATTGGAGAATGCCTCTGCCGGGCTCCAACTAGATGAACAAGGTTTATTCTTCCTATGCCTGAACCTAGAATCAAAGGGGATTCTAAAGCCTTAAAGACCCTGGCCtagggaggaaggaggagtgaGCAGGCAGTAGTGGCTGGGGAGGAATCTCTGACAGGGAGAAACAGAGGATGTTCAGGGGCTGTCTGTCGCttccagcgctggagcagggaggTCTGGGCTGAGTGAAACTTACCCAACACTGGTAAGGAAAGAAGGAAGGTTAGTTAAGACCCATATGAGTCTTTTGTTGTTTTACCCCTTCTCTCTGCAtacttacaggtttcagagtagcagccgtattagtctgtatccgcaaaaagaagaacaggagtacttgtggcaccttagagactaacaaatttattagagcataagctttcgtgggctacagcccacttctctctGCATACTGTGTGCCTTTGGTGAACGCATAATGCtgtttttgagtcactttaattGGCTGCTGTTACGGGCCTCTGGAGGAAAAGGGTTTACAAGGCCCTGATACAGCTGGCATGTCAACACATTGGGAAACAGGGGCTCCCACCCAGAGATCCAGCCCAAGAGAGGTTGGACTGTGGGGTTCCACCCTTTGAGAGAGGTGCAGGAAGCCAAGCCTGTCATCTGAAGGATGCCCTCAAGAGGAACTGAAAGTGGTCCGAAGTGCATCTTGCCCTGTAACTGTGACAGTGTCATTtgtagctagggttgccaactatctaatcgcacaaacccaaacacccttgccccacccccagccctgcccgaaTGCCCCACCCCGTCACAACCCTTCtgtgaggccccgccccctctcactctagcccccctccctccgtcgcttgctctcccccaccctcactcactttcaccgggctggagcagggggttggggtgcgggctctggactggggagtggggccgagaggtttggagtgtggaagggggctccgggctgaacctgggacagggggttagggtgtggaaaggggtgcgggctctgggagggagtttggctgcaggaggggctcagggctgggccagggcattggggttcgggagggggttcggggtgcaggctgtgggagggagtttgggtgcatgagggggctcagggctgggacaggggcttggggtgtgggaggaggtgcaggatGTGGGctgtaggagggagtttgggtgcaggagggggcagggggttagggtgcgggagggggctggagcagggggttggggttcaggagggggttcggggtgcagactccggccaggtggcacttacctcgggtGGTTCCCAGAAGTGGCGGCatgtctggcagcagctcctagacTCGGGGTGGCTCTGCGCGGCgctcgctgcccctgcctgcaggcactgtcccctgcccgcagttccccgttcacggccaatgggagcaacGGAGTTGgtgcttgggatgggggcagcatgcagagaccccctggccgcgcctccgcccAGGAGTcgctgccggacatgctggccgcttctgggagtggcacggagccagggcaggtagggagcctgccttagccctgctgtgccactggacttttagttgtctaaaatctcccggattggcttcagtagcctccaggagatcaagcccgattctgggagactcccggccaaacctggagggttggcaaccctatttgtaGAAGAGGTGAAGAGAATTTTTCATAACACATGGGGCCCAATTCTCAGTTATTCTTTATGCCTCTTGGACAACATAAAGGAGTAGGGGACTGCCCCCCTGAGAAAACCCTCTGTGCAGAGAGCTTCCCTGGCCAGCACAGTGGATCTATACTGCCCTGCACCAAGTCACTGAAGGTAAATAGGTACGTCTACAGTCTCTTGAGCTATTAGACTGACGGTGAATTCTTCTCTGTCATCTTACTAGTTTGCTGGCCATATTCTTCATGGAGGGACACATCTAGATGTCCCATCTCAATCTGGGAGATTGAGCAGACCATCTGGCTGGGGTCAACATCCCAAGCATGGGAAGACATCTTTTTACTTTTGTCCAAATCTTCCTTTCCTGGAGATGACACTATTTTTTCTTGAAGTATGGACATTAgtgctttccttttttaatagGATTTATGTCAGAACACCAGCTGCATAGAGTTCATTAAATAAAGCC from Malaclemys terrapin pileata isolate rMalTer1 chromosome 12, rMalTer1.hap1, whole genome shotgun sequence includes the following:
- the LOC128847131 gene encoding neuritin-like — protein: MGQRMGTALLLLTLGYLVRSLASETKCENIYQGFSDCVLKLGENMASYEEDDRDEVQGLHTVCGYWDEFHMCAMTALWECQKEAASIWETLKKESRKIKFQGSLFDLCSPNSSQSFSLTNVSNVVVLSLSLMVTWLNL